The following nucleotide sequence is from Nitratidesulfovibrio termitidis HI1.
CTTCTACGAAGACAGTCCTGCCCTTTTGATTGCCCTCGATTTCGTTATGTCTCTGACGGACAGGAGGCCGCTGCTTGGGGCAATACGACAGACCGAAAATTGGGAACCGTGCGCTATCCTTGTCCAACGGAAACACCCCACGCGTCGCAACGAGGGCGGGGGACAGGGCAACCAGGCGGGATAGAGGTAGCGAGAGCCACGCGCACATCGCATTCCCGTCGCCAGATCACCCGAAGGCGCTTTGGCCGAGGGAAGCTGCCGACGAAAGGAACGCGGTGCAGAATACGTGCGGGTAGAGGCACTCATGCGTTATTGAGGCAATGGGAGCCTCGGGCGCATTGGCGGCACCGGCGGCAGATCACCCGGAGGCGCCTTGCGCCGGAGGGAAGCTGCCGCCGAAGGGACGCCGCGCAAGATACGCCGGGGGTCCAGGGGGCGGAGCCCCATGGAACGCGGGGGTGGTCTGACCCCCGTCAAGTAGACAGTGAAAAAGCCCCCTGGGGGCATCATTCAGGCGGCCAGCTTTTCCCTGTATTCCGCAGGGGAAAGTTGGCCAAGCCTCTTTTGGAAACGTTCCGCATTGTAGAAGCGGATGTATTCTTCTACCAAGATCATAGTCTCGGCAGCAGGTAGGACATTTTGGGTAGCAAATATTTCGGTTTTCAAGTGCGAGAAAAATGACTCAACGACAGCGTTGTCAAGGCAGTTGCCTTTTCTGGAATGGCTGCCGCGTAAGTTCATTTCCGTAAGCCTGTCCGCGTATGTCTTGTGCGTATATTGAAACCCTTGGTCAGAGTGTAGAATAGCCTTGTCCTCGTGCCTGGGAAGGGCACGCAGAGTGGCAAAGACGAGATCAAGATTGTTCTGATTTGACATGTTGTGGGAAATGATTTCGTTATTGTGCAGGTCTTGGATGACTGACAAATACATAAATCCACTCTTGACGGGGATATATGTAATGTCTGTCACGAGCTTTCTGCCAGGCTGCATGCTTGAAAAATCCCGCTTCAGCAGGTTCGGAAAAAGACTGCTCCCCACCCTTCCAAAGAATTTCCGTTTCTTGCGAATGGTGGATTGAATGCCAAGTTTACGCATCAGTCGGTACACGCGCTTGTGATTCACAAGCAATCCTTCTCGCTTGAGCGCAACGGACATCCTGCGATATCCGTAATACGGACGAAGCGAGTGAATTGCGGTGATATGCATCTCGACAGTGTCGTTCTCACGCTGTTGAAAGAATGTGCTCTTCCACTTGTAAAATCCAGACCTGGATATTCCTGCATGCTTCAGAAGAACTGCGAGTGGGTAACGACTCCGCAGTTCGTCGACTATCAAGAAATTCCACCCTTTTTGTGCGCTCCCCATTCGTGACCGAACCGGGAGCGATACAACTTTTTTACGTATTCAAGCTCCGCCTTGACGTATTTGAGCTCCTCTTCAGCGGAAGCAAACTTTGTACGCGGTCGACCGCAGCGCTCTCCTTGCCTGCCTCGGCCATCTTCAAGAGATTCACCACGCTGGAATTTTGCAACCCAAGTGCGCAATGTCTTCTTGTCCTTCAATCCCAATTCATTGGTTAACTGCTGGTAGCCCTTATTGCCCTCAAGATAGAGCTTGACCGCAGCCTCCTTAAATTCCTTGCTATACGTCATAAAGTTCCGCTGTGACATAAAACACCCCCATCAGGTTACAACGTCATTCCCTAGTGGGGCTTTTTTACGTTGTCCACCTAATGGGGGGCATACCAGGGTGCAGGGGGTGTTCGTTACAACACCCCCTGCCCGTCGGAGACATAACGAAATCGAGCGTGGTCAACAGGGCTGGCGTGTATTCGTAGAAGCCGTGCCCGCCATGGCGACAGCCTGCTTTCCGCCGGAGGCATAACGAACTTAAGTGCCCTGGTCACGCGCCTGTCTTCATCAAGACCACGCCGCGCACGGCGATAGCCTCCCACCCCATACTTCCCGTTCTTGTCAAATCACGCTATACATCCCAGCTTGGAGTACCACGCACCATGTCGAGACGCTGGGTAGAGGCCAATCTGGCCGAATTCGCACGGGACGTCATGCGGGATTTCTGCATGGCGAGCGTCGTGCTTGAGGGGCAGTTCCACCGCTTCGATGAGGCCGGTGCCGTTTCCTTCCCCGTCATGCGCGATCTTCTGGGCGAAATGATGAACAAGGGGCTGCTCTGGCGTCTGAAGGACACCGCGCACCACCTCTTCCGCAACGACCCGGCGCAAGACCCTGTGGCGCCCATGCTGGACTGGGCCGTGGGCTACGCCTTTCACGAATGCGTGAAGCTGAAGGAAGACGCCTACCAGCACCAGCACTACGCGCCGCAGTACCGGGCCCTGCGCGAGCAGGACATGGGGGAGGAGTTGCGGGCCATCGTCGAGCCGCTCGCATCCATGCTGGCCCAGACACGGGAAAGCATGGAGCGCGAAATCCGGCGCATCCGCTACATCCTTGGCCGCATCCGCAGGCTGATGTGCCTGTATTACGCCGCCCATGGCGGCAACAGGCTGCTTGCGCGGCTGCTGTTCGACCGCGACGAGCTTGTGCGCTCGGTGTTCGGCGAAGAATACGGGCCGCTGCTGCAAGGATTGTACGACGACAAGCCGGAGCGCATGTTCATCCAGGCAGGGGAATCCCTGCTTGACGGCGGCAGGCCCGAAGATGCCCTGCGCGCCGCACACGCCGCCGTGGCCCTGGCGCCCGGCTGCCAGCGCGCGCACCGCCTTGTGGCCGAGGCGGAACAGCGTATCGACCAGACCCCCCGAAGGAGAGCCATCTAGCCATGAGCCTGCTGCATCTCAACCGCGCTTCCTCCCGCGTACGGCTGGAGAACCGCGACGACCCCGAACTGTACCGCGAGATCTTTCCCTATTCCAAGATCAGCCGCGTGGAGTTCGACGACATCTTCCTGATGCCGCGGCCGGCGGAACCGATGTTCATCACGGACACCACCTTCCGCGACGGCCAGCAGGCCCGCCCGCCCTACACCGTGAAGCAGATCGTCCAGATCTACGACATGCTGCACCGCCTTGGCGGCCGCAGCGGCCTCATCCACGCCTCGGAGTTCTTCATGTACTCCGACAAGGACCGCAGGGCCATCGAGGCCTGCCGGGCCAAGGGGTACAAGTTCCCCCATGTCACCGGGTGGATACGGGCCAACGTCAACGATCTGAAGATCGCGCGGGACATGGAGTTCGAGGAAGTGGGCCTGCTGACCAGCGTGTCGGACTACCACCTGTACCTCAAGCTGGGCCTGGACCGTGAAAAGGCCATGGAAAATTACCTGCGCGTGGTGGAACAGGCCCTGGAATGGGGCATCACCCCGCGCTGCCACTTCGAGGACATCACCCGCGCCGACATCCACGGCTTCTGCCTGCCCTTCGCGCGCAAGCTGATGGATCTTTCGAAGCAGAGCGGCCAGCCGGTCAAGATCCGCATGTGCGACACCATGGGCTACGGCGTACCCTACCCCGGCGCCACCCTGCCGCGCTCGGTGCCGCGCATCGTGCGCGCCCTGACCGACGAAGGCGGCGTGCCCGGCCAGTGGCTGGAATGGCACGGCCACAACGACTTCCATAAGGTGCTCATCAACGGCGCCACCGCGTGGCTGTACGGCTGTTCCGGCGTCAACTGCACCCTGCTGGGCTTTGGCGAGCGCACCGGCAACACCCCGCTTGAAGCGCTGGTGATCGAATACATCTCGCTGACCGGCGACGACGATGCCGCCGACACCCGCGTCATCAACGAGATCGCCGAGTTCTTCGAGAAGGAACTGGATTACCGCATTCCGGACAACTATCCGTTCGTGGGCAAGGACTTCAACGCCACCAGCGCGGGCATCCACGT
It contains:
- a CDS encoding triose-phosphate isomerase; translated protein: MSLLHLNRASSRVRLENRDDPELYREIFPYSKISRVEFDDIFLMPRPAEPMFITDTTFRDGQQARPPYTVKQIVQIYDMLHRLGGRSGLIHASEFFMYSDKDRRAIEACRAKGYKFPHVTGWIRANVNDLKIARDMEFEEVGLLTSVSDYHLYLKLGLDREKAMENYLRVVEQALEWGITPRCHFEDITRADIHGFCLPFARKLMDLSKQSGQPVKIRMCDTMGYGVPYPGATLPRSVPRIVRALTDEGGVPGQWLEWHGHNDFHKVLINGATAWLYGCSGVNCTLLGFGERTGNTPLEALVIEYISLTGDDDAADTRVINEIAEFFEKELDYRIPDNYPFVGKDFNATSAGIHVDGLAKNEEIYNIFDTRKILNRPVPIIITDKSGRAGVAYWINQYLGLPEARHVSKKHPAVGKIYTKIMDAYEKGRNTSFSNKEMKALVRRFMPELFASEFDQIKKLAGELSAHLIIKLAQECQITGLGGEDKYPCMRDFVREYPFIQYLYLTDKEGKLLSAAITDPAYKSKYDQLPLGFDFSNRAWFIRPMQTGELHITDVYQSQFTSQLILTVSTAVTDDNDEITGVIGADIQIEQLLRQAEAIEDVVDGDSEE
- a CDS encoding transposase; the protein is MTYSKEFKEAAVKLYLEGNKGYQQLTNELGLKDKKTLRTWVAKFQRGESLEDGRGRQGERCGRPRTKFASAEEELKYVKAELEYVKKLYRSRFGHEWGAHKKGGIS
- a CDS encoding IS3 family transposase: MGSAQKGWNFLIVDELRSRYPLAVLLKHAGISRSGFYKWKSTFFQQRENDTVEMHITAIHSLRPYYGYRRMSVALKREGLLVNHKRVYRLMRKLGIQSTIRKKRKFFGRVGSSLFPNLLKRDFSSMQPGRKLVTDITYIPVKSGFMYLSVIQDLHNNEIISHNMSNQNNLDLVFATLRALPRHEDKAILHSDQGFQYTHKTYADRLTEMNLRGSHSRKGNCLDNAVVESFFSHLKTEIFATQNVLPAAETMILVEEYIRFYNAERFQKRLGQLSPAEYREKLAA